Below is a genomic region from Actinoallomurus bryophytorum.
GCCGGCCTCGTGGATCGCGGCGAGCGCGGTCGCGGTGCCGATCGCCAGGCGTTCGAGCGAGGCGCCGCGGAACGAGCCCTCCTGGAGGACCACGTCGTACAGCGGAGGCCCGTCGATGAACTCGCTGATGATGTAGGGCGGGCGACCGTGGAGGTCATAGTCCAGGACCTGGGCGGTACAGAAAGGTGACACCTTCTGTGCCGCTTCGACCTCACGCGCGAACCGCGTACGTGCCGACGAGTCGGTGTTCATCTGCGCGTGCAGAAGTTTGATCGCCACGTGGTCACCCGACGGCGACCGGCCGAGATAGACGGCCCCCTGGCCACCTTCCCCGAGCTTCCCCACTACTTGGTACTGCCCCAGCGAGCCCGGATCGCCCGGCTCCAGGGGAGCGGCATCCGGCATGTGGCCCCCTCCAACAACCCTTATTCTTTGCACCCGCCAGGTCTATCCCGGCGGGAACGATATCGCGTTACCTGAGACGCTCGTCGTGCTTATCCGGTTCATGGTTGTGAGGAGGGGACTTGACGTCCGCCTGCTGCTGTGATGTCTGACACATCGGACATCCCCGGCGCGGGCAAGGGAAGAGGCCGTGTGACGCGACGTGGCTTGCGTGTTCTGGGGCAAATCCCGTGACAGAATTTCCCGCCCGGATCGGGCACAAGATGGGCTTCCCGAGCGTTAGACCCGCGCGACGGGGCGCATAACTATGGACCGAGGGGGATGGAGATAGAAGATGGCCACCGACTACGACAGTCCACGCAAGACCGATGACGACCTCAGTGAGGACAGCCTGCAGGAGCTGCAGGCGCGCCGCGCTGACAAGAGCACCGGCGTCATCGATGAGGACCTTGATGCAGGTGAGGTCACCGAACTGCCTGGTGCGGATCTTTCGAACGAGGAGCTGAGCCTCCGAGTTCTGCCACGGCAGGCCGATGAGTTCACCTGTGCACGCTGCTTCCTTGTGCATCACCGGAGCCAGCTGGCCGAAGAAAGGAACGGCCAGCTGATCTGCCGCGAGTGCGCGGCCTGAGGCCGGGAGCAGCGGTGCCGGAGAGAGAGGTCGAACGCTGGGAAGACGGCGACGACCGGCTCGGCCACGAAATGGCAGAGCTGGTCGGCCGGCTGTCCGTCGAGGAGGACATGGACCGCGAGACCCGCGGTCGCCTGCTGGGCCGTATCGCGCGCCTGATGGCCGCGAGCGCGCGCCGAGCCGGGGCCGCGGGCGTCGGACGGGGCCGCTGGCTCACCGACACCGTCATGGAGATCGCACCGCACGTCCCGGTACGCGATCTTGAAACACTACGCAACCACCACGATGGCCTCACGGGCGAGGCGCTGGCCGAGTCGGTCGTACGCGCCGCCCAGCGGGCCACCACCGGGGTCGGCGCGGCAGGCGGAGCGCTCGCCGCGATCGAGTTCGCCGCGCCACCGCTCCTGCTGACC
It encodes:
- a CDS encoding DUF4193 domain-containing protein produces the protein MATDYDSPRKTDDDLSEDSLQELQARRADKSTGVIDEDLDAGEVTELPGADLSNEELSLRVLPRQADEFTCARCFLVHHRSQLAEERNGQLICRECAA